From one Catenuloplanes nepalensis genomic stretch:
- a CDS encoding response regulator transcription factor: MISILLADDEHLIRGAMAALLSLEDDLTIAGQAATGAEAIRMARALKPDVALLDLQLPDTDGVSVAQQIQPICRTVIVTSHGLPGHLKRALSAGVRGFLSKTVSADILATVVRTVHTGGRYVDPQLAAEAISVGDSPLTTRESEVLALAATGTPIDDIARRASLSPGTVRNYLSSAAGKMNAANRHEAARIAQGFGWI, from the coding sequence ATGATCAGCATCCTGCTCGCCGACGACGAGCACCTCATCCGCGGCGCCATGGCCGCGCTGCTCTCCCTCGAGGACGACCTCACCATCGCCGGCCAGGCCGCCACCGGCGCCGAGGCGATCCGGATGGCCCGCGCCCTCAAACCCGACGTCGCCCTGCTCGACCTGCAACTCCCGGACACCGACGGCGTCTCGGTCGCCCAGCAGATCCAGCCCATCTGCCGCACCGTGATCGTCACCAGTCACGGACTGCCCGGACACCTGAAACGCGCGCTCTCCGCCGGGGTGCGCGGCTTCCTCTCCAAGACCGTCTCCGCCGACATCCTCGCCACGGTCGTCCGCACCGTCCACACCGGCGGCCGCTACGTCGACCCCCAACTCGCCGCCGAGGCGATCAGCGTCGGCGACAGCCCTCTCACCACCCGCGAATCCGAGGTCCTCGCCCTCGCCGCCACCGGCACCCCCATCGACGACATCGCCCGCCGCGCCAGCCTCTCCCCGGGCACCGTCCGCAACTACCTGTCCTCCGCCGCCGGCAAGATGAACGCCGCCAACCGCCACGAGGCCGCCCGCATCGCCCAGGGCTTCGGCTGGATCTAG
- a CDS encoding LLM class flavin-dependent oxidoreductase: protein MTTFSLQAVPRDGATAWLDLARRAEEAGFDTLLTADHPGSCPDPYPVLAAAAAVTSRIRLGVYVSNAGVREPLPLASAVATLDLLSGGRARFGIGAGHTPAEWAAIGRTRPDVAGRVRRCIEVAEAVRRLLDGEEVTISTPSLTMTGARLGDPRPVQARIPLTFGGGNSELLRWAGRNADIVGLSGLGRTLADGHRHTARWSLDEIDAQVALTSGATLEALVQIAAVTGDPSSVLGETAAELGVTVDELRQTPFILVGTEDEIVAAIDRNRERWNIDRYVIRAPALESLAPIVARL from the coding sequence GTGACGACGTTCTCGCTGCAGGCCGTCCCCCGCGACGGCGCGACCGCCTGGCTCGACCTCGCCCGCCGCGCGGAGGAGGCCGGCTTCGACACGCTGCTCACCGCGGACCACCCGGGCTCCTGCCCGGACCCGTACCCGGTGCTCGCCGCGGCCGCGGCCGTCACCTCCCGGATCCGGCTCGGCGTCTACGTCTCCAACGCCGGCGTCCGCGAACCGCTGCCACTCGCCTCCGCGGTCGCCACCCTCGACCTGCTCTCCGGCGGCCGGGCCCGGTTCGGCATCGGCGCCGGCCACACCCCGGCCGAATGGGCCGCGATCGGCCGCACCCGCCCGGACGTCGCCGGCCGGGTCCGCCGCTGCATCGAGGTCGCCGAGGCGGTCCGGCGGCTGCTCGACGGCGAGGAGGTCACGATCTCCACCCCGTCGCTGACCATGACCGGCGCGCGGCTCGGCGACCCCCGGCCGGTGCAGGCGCGCATCCCTCTCACGTTCGGCGGCGGCAACAGCGAACTGCTGCGCTGGGCCGGCCGCAACGCCGACATCGTCGGACTGAGCGGCCTCGGCAGGACACTCGCGGACGGGCACCGGCACACCGCGCGCTGGTCGCTCGACGAGATCGACGCCCAGGTCGCGCTGACCTCCGGCGCCACCCTGGAGGCGCTGGTCCAGATCGCGGCCGTCACCGGCGACCCGTCGTCCGTGCTCGGCGAGACCGCCGCCGAACTCGGCGTGACCGTCGACGAACTGCGGCAGACGCCGTTCATCCTGGTCGGCACCGAGGATGAGATCGTCGCCGCGATCGACCGCAACCGCGAACGCTGGAACATCGACCGGTACGTGATCCGCGCCCCCGCGCTGGAGTCCTTGGCCCCGATCGTCGCCCGCCTCTGA
- a CDS encoding NUDIX hydrolase, producing MNEDEILDIVDENDVVIGQAPRGEVYARRLRHRAVFILARDAEDRIFVHRRTPHKLVFPSHYDMFVGGVVGTGESYDLAAHREASEELGVDDLPQPTPLFRFLYETPEHTWWSAVYEVRCTSPVAPQPEEVEWHAFLTPEELAARLPEWDWVPDGLAAYQRLPKMA from the coding sequence GTGAACGAGGACGAGATTCTGGACATCGTCGACGAGAACGACGTGGTGATCGGCCAGGCACCGCGCGGCGAGGTGTATGCGAGGCGGCTACGCCACCGGGCCGTGTTCATCCTGGCCCGGGACGCCGAGGACCGGATCTTCGTGCATCGGCGTACGCCGCACAAGCTGGTCTTCCCGTCGCACTACGACATGTTCGTCGGCGGCGTGGTCGGCACCGGCGAGTCCTACGACCTGGCCGCGCACCGGGAGGCGTCCGAGGAACTGGGCGTGGACGACCTACCGCAGCCGACGCCGCTGTTCAGGTTCCTCTACGAGACGCCGGAGCACACCTGGTGGTCCGCGGTCTACGAGGTGCGGTGCACGTCGCCGGTCGCGCCGCAGCCGGAGGAGGTGGAGTGGCACGCGTTCCTCACGCCGGAGGAGCTGGCCGCCCGCCTGCCGGAGTGGGACTGGGTGCCGGACGGACTCGCCGCCTACCAGCGACTGCCGAAAATGGCATAG
- a CDS encoding SRPBCC family protein, with the protein MIDVEATVSAVRRQVGTRTLEAGEARVVTASRVYDAPISDVWDACTTPGRIARWFLPVKGDLRLHGRYELEGNASGTVTACDPPKGFDATWEFGGEVSWIEVRFTPESPERTRFTLEHIAHVDDERWAQFGPGAVGVGWDLGLMGLGLHFTAPDTAVDPAEVEAWSVSPEGRRFITLVSEDWGRASVAAGTPADAAAGAATRTTDFYAPPA; encoded by the coding sequence ATGATCGATGTGGAAGCCACGGTCAGTGCGGTCCGGCGGCAGGTCGGCACGCGCACACTGGAGGCGGGCGAGGCGCGGGTGGTCACCGCGAGCCGGGTCTACGACGCGCCGATCTCCGACGTCTGGGACGCGTGCACCACGCCCGGCCGGATCGCGCGCTGGTTCCTGCCGGTCAAGGGCGACCTGCGACTCCACGGGCGGTACGAGTTGGAGGGCAACGCGTCCGGCACGGTCACCGCGTGCGACCCGCCGAAGGGCTTCGACGCCACCTGGGAGTTCGGCGGCGAGGTCTCCTGGATCGAGGTCCGGTTCACGCCGGAGTCCCCGGAGCGCACCCGCTTCACGCTGGAGCACATCGCGCACGTCGACGACGAGCGGTGGGCGCAGTTCGGCCCGGGCGCGGTCGGCGTCGGCTGGGACCTGGGCCTGATGGGCCTCGGCCTGCACTTCACCGCGCCGGACACGGCCGTGGACCCGGCCGAGGTGGAGGCGTGGTCGGTCTCCCCCGAAGGGCGCCGGTTCATCACGCTGGTCAGCGAGGACTGGGGGCGGGCGAGCGTGGCCGCGGGGACGCCGGCTGACGCTGCCGCGGGCGCGGCGACCCGGACGACCGACTTCTACGCGCCGCCGGCCTGA
- a CDS encoding NAD-dependent protein deacetylase: protein MEDGISRLSALVADGDVAVLSGAGLSTESGIPDYRGPSGQSRARTPMTYQMFTGEPDARRRYWARSHVGWRTIARASPNAGHEAVAALERAGLLTGIITQNVDGLHQAAGAHDVVELHGGLDRVICLDCGETSARETYDARMAAANPEFSAEALTINPDGDVEIDEELEAGFRVPACAACGDGLLKPDVVFFGETVPRDRVQECFARVESARLLLVLGSSLTVMSGRRFVLRAAKLGIPVAIVNRGVTRGDAYAGLRLDAPLGITLTSLARQFQS, encoded by the coding sequence GTGGAAGACGGGATATCGCGACTGTCCGCGCTGGTGGCGGACGGTGACGTGGCGGTGCTGAGCGGCGCGGGCCTCTCCACCGAGTCGGGCATTCCGGACTATCGGGGGCCCAGTGGGCAGTCCCGTGCACGGACGCCCATGACGTACCAGATGTTCACCGGCGAGCCGGACGCGCGCCGCCGCTACTGGGCGCGCAGCCACGTCGGCTGGCGGACCATCGCGCGTGCCTCGCCGAACGCGGGGCACGAGGCGGTCGCGGCGCTGGAGCGGGCCGGGCTGCTCACCGGCATCATCACGCAGAACGTCGACGGCCTGCACCAGGCCGCCGGCGCGCACGACGTGGTCGAGCTGCACGGCGGGCTGGACCGGGTGATCTGCCTGGACTGCGGCGAGACCAGCGCGCGCGAGACGTACGACGCCCGGATGGCCGCGGCGAACCCGGAGTTCTCGGCCGAGGCGCTGACGATCAACCCGGACGGCGACGTCGAGATCGACGAGGAGCTGGAGGCGGGGTTCCGGGTGCCGGCCTGCGCGGCCTGCGGCGACGGTCTGCTCAAACCGGACGTGGTCTTCTTCGGCGAGACCGTGCCGCGCGACCGGGTGCAGGAGTGTTTCGCCCGGGTCGAGTCGGCCCGCCTGCTGCTGGTCCTCGGCTCGTCGCTGACCGTCATGTCCGGCCGCCGGTTCGTGCTGCGCGCGGCGAAGCTGGGGATACCGGTGGCGATCGTCAACCGCGGCGTGACCAGGGGCGACGCGTACGCGGGGCTGCGGCTGGACGCGCCGCTCGGCATCACGCTGACGTCCCTGGCCCGACAATTTCAGTCTTGA